Proteins encoded by one window of Juglans regia cultivar Chandler chromosome 15, Walnut 2.0, whole genome shotgun sequence:
- the LOC108980966 gene encoding putative disease resistance RPP13-like protein 1 — translation MAELFLSAFLQVLFDRLASPELLKFARREGLRKQLDKWGKTMQRIREVLDDAEEKQQTQKTVKAWLDDLRDLAYDVEDILDEFTTEALQSKLMASESQASASMIVQKTDTSCCNFRLPSENWMCKDPKLRPTFAEIMAALKPLEKPITSSQVPRPSTFTGSGRQKPLPLQIAEEAG, via the exons ATGGCAGAGCTCTTTCTTTCTGCATTCCTTCAAGTGTTGTTTGACCGACTAGCGTCTCCCGAGTTGCTGAAATTTGCTCGTCGAGAGGGACTTCGAAAACAGCTGGACAAGTGGGGCAAAACCATGCAAAGAATTCGAGAGGTGCTTGATGATGCAGAGGAGAAGCAACAGACTCAAAAGACAGTGAAAGCTTGGCTTGATGATCTTAGAGACTTGGCCTACGACGTGGAAGATATACTAGATGAGTTCACCACAGAAGCTTTGCAAAGCAAGTTGATGGCCTCTGAAAGTCAGGCTAGCGCTAGTATG ATTGTTCAAAAGACTGACACAAGTTGTTGCAACTTCCGACTGCCATCTGAAAACTGGATGTGCAA aGACCCAAAATTGAGGCCCACGTTTGCTGAGATCATGGCTGCTTTGAAGCCGTTGGAGAAGCCAATAACCAGTTCTCAAGTTCCCAGGCCAAGCACATTCACAGGCAGTGGTCGTCAGAAGCCTCTGCCATTACAAATTGCAGAAGAAGCAGGCTAG
- the LOC118344698 gene encoding uncharacterized protein LOC118344698, with product MCLEEEEVGLVACTMRRIWLRRNSFIFEKKFECPRSLLLAAKQNMDDFRAANVNLKPNHVDTSLVRWEKPDTMVCKVNWDAALDVKNKKVGIGVIIRDSEGEILACLCSMMDAHLKPVMAEGHALRRAMNLSGVASVQCDFGGRLTGNCKGHK from the coding sequence ATGTGCTTGGAAGAAGAGGAGGTTGGCTTAGTGGCCTGCACAATGAGGAGAATCTGGCTGAGAAGAAACTCATTCATCTTTGAGAAGAAGTTTGAGTGCCCGAGGTCACTACTCCTTGCTGCTAAGCAAAACATGGATGATTTCAGAGCAGCAAACGTTAACCTCAAACCTAATCATGTGGACACGAGTTTGGTTAGGTGGGAGAAACCTGATACTATGGTTTGtaaagtgaattgggatgcagctcTTGATGTGAAGAATAAGAAGGTGGGTATTGGGGTTATAATCAGAGACTCGGAAGGGGAGATTCTTGCTTGTCTTTGCTCAATGATGGATGCTCACTTGAAGCCTGTTATGGCTGAGGGACATGCTCTGAGAAGAGCCATGAACCTGTCTGGAGTTGCGTCTGTCCAATGTGATTTTGGAGGGAGACTCACTGGCAATTGTAAAGGACACAAATAG